From Odontesthes bonariensis isolate fOdoBon6 chromosome 21, fOdoBon6.hap1, whole genome shotgun sequence, a single genomic window includes:
- the rps11 gene encoding small ribosomal subunit protein uS17, whose translation MADAQTERAYQKQPTIFQNKKRVLVADGGKEVKEKLPRYHKSVGLGFKTPREAIDGTYIDKKCPFTGDVSIRGRILSGVVTKMKMQRTIVIRRDYLHYIRKYNRFEKRHKNLSVHLSPCFRDVSVGDIVTVGECRPLSKTVRFNVLKVTKAAGAKKQFQKF comes from the exons ACCGAGAGGGCTTATCAGAAGCAGCCCACAATCTTCCAGAACAAGAAGCGTGTTCTAGTTGCTGATGGTGGCAAGGAGGTCAAAGAGAAGCTTCCCAGGTACCACAAGAGTGTCGGACTGGGCTTCAAAACCCCAAGAGAG GCTATTGACGGCACTTATATTGACAAGAAATGCCCCTTCACTGGAGATGTGTCCATCCGTGGCCGTATTCTCTCTG gcgTGGTGACCAAAATGAAGATGCAGAGGACCATCGTTATCAGACGTGACTACCTGCATTACATTCGCAAGTACAACCGCTTTGAGAAGAGGCACAAGAACCTGTCTGTCCATCTGTCACCctgcttcag AGACGTCTCAGTTGGAGATATCGTGACTGTGGGAGAGTGCCGACCACTCAGCAAGACTGTGAGGTTTAATGTCCTCAAAGTAACAAAGGCTGCTGGAGCCAAGAAGCAGTTCCAGAAATTTTAG